One stretch of Podospora pseudoanserina strain CBS 124.78 chromosome 4, whole genome shotgun sequence DNA includes these proteins:
- a CDS encoding hypothetical protein (EggNog:ENOG503P4D7; antiSMASH:Cluster_4; COG:K) — protein sequence MARENNEAPGAGQSKRPSMIHFDSSDQTQQHTTVQPHHRVKSQKHIVGGGSRLHARVPSSKGLHKHHGGATASTTKLNNHHRQHGSGSISPDKDGEGLTLVSKRHHHRRATSELKLTGDATTSSNHIQKNVSQTNLKRNRSQADVGKKSKSTTSLHRHTVSNPNVNKLKSSRGGSKVHFNLGDDEQEDDSQDDGEWVDASTSASPLLSRRGSTIGGNGQPTNPNPPPPPPTNEIQNKQLPTVVASPPSPTSLRDIASKQQAPPESGSGLHSADSSFTRNATLANTITSRILSRAPSQGAAPKMSTEIAVAPRPPAPRLPSAPPTRPGSSQRMSPGEASLMQLAGGVGPRLGSSGRAELLTSRFVGGSSQEPGSGIAADSFIVAAAANKEGVSRAALGSKADAGIPRRPRSMGSLSHAHEQLNGGRYDQQQHTDDEEGVQHQSNGARTRRNGNGYVVPRDMNRTQQKLNLQRASSGLEPTASGQAMVPVGGGGAPSLLMGAAGGGGGVASNYGTANPKHGKILEKTGMQYLSVRRHQNPIARSVARIWQLPGMEIKAQRIPPPSRAASTRRGDLGRLAVEAGGTRPPSRAASGLRVGESAASSLGTDDGLGGGNGGGGGKGRLSGASLVDGGNDAATRAQLEMMWNQSMDLSASQE from the coding sequence TAATGAGGCGCCGGGTGCCGGCCAATCAAAACGGCCATCCATGATTCATTTCGACAGCAGCGATCAAACACAGCAACACACCACGGTGCAACCGCATCACCGTGTCAAGAGCCAAAAGCACattgtgggtggtggctcaCGGCTGCATGCGCGAGTGCCGTCTTCCAAGGGTCTTCACAAGCACCACGGTGGTGCAACAGCCTCAACGACCAAACTGaacaatcaccaccgacaacaCGGCAGCGGCTCGATTTCACCAGATAAAGACGGGGAGGGACTGACTTTGGTGTCGAAacgtcaccaccatcgccgagcAACCTCGGAGCTGAAGCTCACCGGGGATGCTACCACGTCATCCAATCACATACAAAAGAACGTGTCGCAGACGAACCTGAAGCGCAATCGGTCCCAGGCGGAtgtggggaagaagagcaagtCTACGACGAGTCTGCATCGACATACCGTCTCGAATCCAAACGTGAACAAACTCAAATCTTCGCGGGGGGGTTCCAAGGTTCATTTTAATCTGGGAGACGACGAGCAGGAAGACGATAGTCAGGACGACGGGGAATGGGTTGATGCTAGCACTTCTGCTTCACCGTTGCTTTCGAGACGAGGTTCTACTATTGGTGGGAACGGACAGCCGACGAATccgaatcctcctcctcctcccccgacgaACGAAATACAGAATAAGCAACTACCTACAGTTGTAGCGTCGCCTCCGTCTCCCACGTCGCTTCGAGATATTGCGAGTAAACAACAGGCGCCGCCCGAGAGTGGGAGCGGACTGCATAGTGCGGACAGTAGTTTTACCCGGAACGCTACGCTGGCTAATACGATTACTTCACGGATATTGTCCAGGGCTCCTTCTCAGGGTGCTGCGCCGAAGATGTCGACCGAGATTGCTGTTGCGCCTAggccgccggcgccgagaCTGCCGTCTGCTCCGCCTACACGGCCGGGTTCGTCACAGAGGATGTCGCCCGGGGAGGCGAGTCTGATGCAGTTAGCGGGGGGGGTGGGACCCAGACTTGGGAGCAGCGGGAGGGCGGAGCTGCTCACGTCGAGGTTTGTGGGTGGGAGCAGCCAGGAGCCCGGCTCGGGCATAGCGGCTGACTCTTTTatcgttgctgctgctgcgaacAAGGAGGGTGTTTCTCGAGCTGCGCTGGGCAGCAAGGCGGACGCTGGTATCCCGCGTCGGCCGCGGTCGATGGGGAGTCTGTCGCATGCGCATGAGCAGCTTAATGGGGGGAGATatgatcaacagcaacatactgacgacgaggaaggggttCAACACCAGTCTAATGGGGCGAGGACAAGGCGCAACGGAAACGGCTATGTAGTGCCGCGGGATATGAACCGGACGCAGCAGAAGCTGAATCTACAACGGGCCAGCTCGGGATTGGAGCCGACTGCTTCGGGCCAGGCGATGGTgcctgttggtggtggaggtgcacCAAGCCTGCTCATGGGAGctgccgggggtggtgggggggttgcttCGAATTATGGGACGGCGAACCCGAAGCATGGGAAGATTTTGGAGAAGACGGGGATGCAGTATTTGAGCGTCAGACGGCATCAGAATCCGATTGCGAGGTCGGTGGCGAGGATTTGGCAGCTGCCTGGGATGGAGATCAAGGCGCAGAGGATCCCGCCGCCTAGTCGGGCTGCGAGCACTAGAAGAGGAgatttggggaggttggctgTTGAAGCAGGGGGCACTAGGCCGCCGAGTAGAGCGGCCAGCgggttgagggttggggagagcGCGGCGAGCAGTTTGGGGactgatgatgggttgggtggtggtaacggaggtggtggtggaaaggggagaCTGAGCGGTGCCAGTCTGGTGGATGGCGGGAACGATGCCGCGACGAGGGCGCAGCTGGAGATGATGTGGAATCAGAGCATGGATTTGAGCGCGAGCCAGGAATAG
- a CDS encoding hypothetical protein (antiSMASH:Cluster_4; COG:E; EggNog:ENOG503NVAM), which produces MPFDTELTRRLGIAVPVVQGGMQHVGYAEMASAVSNAGGLGIITALIFPEPEGLRQEIRKCRKLTSKPFGVNITLLPALVPPNYEAYAQVIIDEGVKIVETAGNSPGPVISKLKKAGCIVLHKCTTIRHAQSAVKLGVDFLSIDGFECAGHVGESDITNFILLSKARQTLKVPFIASGGFADGQGLAAALCLGACGVNMGTRFLCTVESPIHHNIKEQIVKAQETDTTLVLRRWRNTTRLYKNKVTEQALKVEQESKTGEFSEIAPYVSGKRGREVFINGDPEYGVWTAGQVIGLINDIPTCKDLVARIEKEAEDTLKERLALVKPAPKL; this is translated from the exons ATGCCTTTCGACACGGAGCTGACCCGCCGGCTCGGCATCGCTG TCCCTGTTGTTCAGGGTGGCATGCAG CATGTTGGATACGCTGAGATGGCGAGCGCTGTGTCCAACGCCGGCGGCTTGGGCATTATTACTGCCCTCATCTTCCCAGAGCCCGAGGGCCTCCGCCAGGAGATCCGGAAGTGCCGGAAGCTGACCAGCAAGCCATTCGGTGTCAACATCACTCTTCTGCCTGCTCTCGTTCCCCCAAATTACGAGGCCTACGCCCAGGTCATCATTGACGAGGGCGTCAAGATCGTCGAGACTGCCGGCAACTCTCCCGGGCCTGTGATTtccaagctcaagaaggccggCTGCATTGTCCTCCACAAGTGCACAACGATCAGGCATGCCCAGTCCGCCGTTAAGCTCGGCGTCGACTTTTTGAGCATTGATGGTTTCGAGTGCGCTGG CCACGTTGGTGAATCAGACATCACCAACtttatcctcctcagcaaggCGCGCCAGACCCTCAAGGTGCCCTTCATCGCCTCTGGTGGCTTTGCTGATGGCCAAGGTCTGGCCGCCGCCCTGTGCCTCGGTGCCTGCGGCGTCAACATGGGCACCCGGTTCCTGTGCACGGTCGAGTCCCCtatccaccacaacatcaaggAGCAGATTGTCAAGGCGCAGGAGACCGACACCACGCTCGTCCTCCGCCGGTggcgcaacaccacccgtcTGTACAAGAACAAGGTGACGGAACAGGCGCTCAAGGTTGAGCAGGAGAGCAAGACGGGCGAGTTCTCCGAGATTGCTCCCTATGTCAGCGGAAAGCGCGGCAGAGAGGTGTTCATCAACGGAGACCCAGAGTACGGTGTCTGGACTGCTGGTCAGGTTATCGGTCTCATCAACGACATCCCGACCTGCAAGGACCTGGTTGCGAGAatcgagaaggaggccgaggataCTCTCAAGGAGCGACTTGCGTTGGTTAAGCCGGCGCCTAAGCTATAG
- a CDS encoding hypothetical protein (antiSMASH:Cluster_4; BUSCO:EOG09264R1U; EggNog:ENOG503NXEV; COG:J), whose protein sequence is MPPRLNLASAFRALSLRTTPASQQPLLSQKIAAAVPKLATVPVARRFYSDNLTPENNNNNNDDQAPSSELAPPRSEEEEVVSLSQQQHKEDNLYALNRLELVAYGLKPFDAEEEGHKYGLPSLPLPSELHKDHRYDDVMGQITRLLMKDGKLSKAQRDMAMILNHLRTSPPPKLNPARPLIPGAPAPNFLPLDPVTYLRVAIDSVAPLVKIRGFRGLAGGGRNLEVPAPLAARQRRRTAFVWILDAVQKRKSKGSGRKMFPTRVAEEIIAVVEGRSGVWDKRAQVHKLGTATRANLMNNQIKNFL, encoded by the exons ATGCCCCCAAGGCTGAACCTCGCCTCGGCCTTCCGAGCCCTTTCTCTCCGGACCACCcccgccagccagcagccgTTATTATCACAAAAGATTGCCGCCGCGGTGCCAAAGCTTGCCACGGTCCCAGTAGCGAGACGGTTTTATTCCgacaacctcacccccgagaacaacaacaataacaacgaTGATCAAGCACCCTCTTCCGAGCTAGCCCCCCCCAGatcagaggaggaggaagtggtcAGTCtcagccaacaacaacataaAGAAGACAACCTCTATGCTCTGAACaggctggagctggtggcgTACGGACTCAAACCATttgacgccgaggaggaggggcacaAGTACGGGTTGCCCAgcctgccgctgccgagcGAGCTGCACAAGGATCATCGGTATGATGATGTGATGGGGCAGATcacgaggttgttgatgaaggatGGGAAGTTGTCCAAGGCTCAAAGA GACATGGCAATgatcctcaaccacctccgcacctcccccccaccaaaactTAACCCTGCCCGTCCGTTGATTCCTGGTGCCCCGGCCCCGAATTTTCTTCCCCTCGATCCGGTGACTTACCTTCGTGTTGCGATTGATTCTGTCGCGCCGCTGGTGAAGATTAGGGGGTTTAGGGGTCtggcgggtggtggtaggaATCTGGAGGTTCCTGCACCGTTGGCggcgaggcagaggaggaggacggcgtTTGTGTGGATTTTGGACGCGGtgcagaagaggaagagtaaggggtcggggaggaagatgttTCCGACGAGGGTGGCCGAGGAGATTATTGcggttgtggaggggaggagcgGGGTTTGGGACAAGAGGGCGCAGGTGCACAAGCTGGGGACGGCGACGAGAGCTAATTTGATGAATAATCAGATTAAGAACTTTTTGTAG
- a CDS encoding hypothetical protein (antiSMASH:Cluster_4; EggNog:ENOG503P6X0), whose product MAPKANTSKTPWQDSLESTCHDLQIAAPVFQIVSDRRGGRTAWSSRVIVYGVTHDARFWYDGKNVNNAKEDAAEVAYKWLNGASSNPSSPSTTRSAW is encoded by the exons ATGGCGCCCAAGGCCAACACTAGCAAGACTCCCTGGCAGGATTCCCTGGAGA GTACTTGCCACGACCTTCAAATTGCCGCGCCGGTTTTCCAAATTGTGTCTGACCGACGAG GTGGGCGTACAGCATGGTCCAGCAGGGTTATCGTCTACGGAGTGACTCACGATGCCCGATTTTGGTACGATGGCAAGAACGTCAACAACGCCAAAGAAGATGCTGCTGAGGTTGCTTACAAATGGTTGAACGGCGCCTCTTCGAACCCCagctcaccctccaccacccgaaGCGCATGGTAA
- a CDS encoding hypothetical protein (EggNog:ENOG503NX2S; COG:T; antiSMASH:Cluster_4), whose protein sequence is MARHQPMSMEAMLDEERREVLALLEGPQASRPSRAPSSIGGRSPSPFTPRSPVRSMLDIAPVRSMLDVDTPPPAPVRSMLDVDSPPSQKHVLSTPSSPIEHTGSRSLLAPAPSGHPRSMSDAAMRPADFGPRANPRHDPTLDYQFGGIITNHAGAAMPKRVTMGGKRSSAMAEVMRGNDVSGLVLPGDRGRHSIAGPAYSSRKAGNKSKSPTNRLGVRSHSPALLGRNLSPAGRAMLGDNQTVDYNNAYRRLSDAALARSGGSLGELGRRKKSDDGSSNGRLAKDYLGPDGEFVEESSDDSGGNSSEEDERGRKAARSFDKKPQGSSESPEAKRQVRSLLAAAEEERIHVASSQPAHKYRSLLDEPSITVTNPSGEKERVKHSSKNVIHPATSFDTPPSGTHTPMYTDTEEDISDIKRAQKMSFAMTQVMETPESHRTIQIITRGDYAKLVKDAEEEHRPARKYLVATDMSDESTHALEWAIGTVLRDGDTLLAIYCVDEDAGIEANPNSVVPDESKAMKEQAAAITAVTNNTRQPATPGGTALPLRISSLGHQASEVSLSPAPSSMERSKAEEERYRAVKDIGDRAMKLLRKTRLQVRVIVEVLHCKNPKHLITEVIDLVNPTVILGSFSNYLVTKSSVPVMVARKKLRKQSKYKKIAAGASQHQVNNINNPTARSLAQAKID, encoded by the exons ATGGCTAGGCACCAACCAATGTCGATGGAGGCGATGCTCGACGAAGAGCGGAGGGAAGTGCTTGCGCTGCTCGAGGGGCCCCAAGCATCACGACCAAGCAGAGCCCCAAGCAGCATAGGAGGCCGGTCGCCATCTCCCTTCACGCCGCGATCCCCAGTGCGGTCCATGTTAGACATTG CGCCTGTTAGAAGCATGCTCGATGTCgacacccctcctcccgcgcCAGTACGAAGCATGTTGGATGTGGACTCCCCACCAAGCCAGAAGCATGTTCTTAGCACACCCTCTTCGCCAATCGAACACACCGGCTCTCGAAGCCTTCTTGCCCCAGCCCCGTCTGGGCACCCCCGGAGCATGTCCGATGCCGCCATGAGACCCGCCGACTTTGGCCCCCGGGCCAACCCTCGACACGACCCAACACTCGACTACCAATTTGGAGGAATCATCACAAACCATGCAGGCGCCGCCATGCCGAAAAGAGTGACGATGGGCGGGAAGCGCTCCAGCGCCATGGCAGAAGTTATGAGAGGCAACGATGTGTCGGGGCTTGTTCTCCCTGGCGATCGTGGCCGTCACTCGATTGCTGGACCGGCGTACAGCAGCCGAAAAGCCGGGAACAAATCCAAGTCTCCCACCAACAGACTAGGGGTGCGCTCTCACTCGCCTGCCTTGCTCGGGCGAAATCTCAGCCCGGCCGGGCGCGCCATGCTTGGGGATAACCAGACTGTCGACTACAACAATGCGTACCGCCGCTTATCAGATGCCGCCTTGGCTAGGTCCGGGGGCTCGCTGGGTGAGCtcgggagaaggaagaagtCGGATGATGGGTCTAGTAACGGCAGACTCGCCAAGGACTATCTGGGACCTGATGGGGAGTTTGTCGAGGAAAGCAGTGACGATAGCGGAGGAAACTCTTCGGAGGAAGACGAGCGGGGTAGGAAGGCCGCTCGAAGCTTTGATAAGAAGCCGCAGGGCAGCTCGGAATCACCGGAGGCTAAGAGGCAGGTGCGGAGCTTGCTTGCggctgcggaggaggaac GGATCCATGTTGCCTCTTCCCAGCCGGCTCACAAATACAGGTCTTTGCTGGACGAACCTTCAATTACTGTTACGAATCCATCCGGCGAGAAGGAACGGGTCAaacacagcagcaagaaCGTCATTCACCCAGCGACCAGCTTCGACACGCCGCCTAGCGGGACGCACACGCCAATGTATACCGACACGGAAGAGGACATCTCGGACATCAAGAGGGCGCAAAAGATGTCCTTTGCCATGACGCAGGTGATGGAAACGCCCGAGTCCCACAGGACGATCCAGATTATTACCAGAGGCGACTATGCTAAGCTTGTCAaggacgccgaggaggaacacCGACCTGCGAGGAAGTATTTGGTTGCTACGGATATGAGTGACGAGTCTACCCATGCGCTCGAGTGGGCTATTGGGACTGTGCTCCGGGATGGCGACACGCTGCTTGCCATTTACTGCGTGGACGAGGATGCTGGGATTGAGGCGAATCCGAACTCGGTGGTGCCGGATGAGTCCAAGGCGATGAAGGAGCAAGCGgctgccatcaccgccgtgACGAACAATACCAGGCAGCCTGCTACACCGGGGGGGACTGCACTGCCTCTTAGGATCTCTTCGCTGGGTCACCAGGCGAGCGAGGTTAGTTTGAGCCCTGCGCCGTCGAGCATGGAGAGGAGCaaagcggaggaggagaggtatAGGGCGGTGAAGGATATCGGGGACAGAGCGATGAAGCTGCTGAGGAAGACGCGGTTGCAGGTCAGGGTGATTGTGGAGGTGCTGCACTGCAAGAACCCGAAGCATTTGATCACGGAGGTGATTGATTTGGTGAACCCGAC AGTGATACTTGGCTCTTTTTCGAACTATTTGGTAACTAAGAGTTCGGTTCCGGTCatggtggcgaggaagaagcttAGGAAGCAGAGCAAGTACAAGAAGATTGCCGCCGGGGCGAGCCAGCACCAGGTGAACAATATTAACAACCCCACggcgaggagtttggcgCAGGCCAAGATTGATTAG